In Companilactobacillus allii, one genomic interval encodes:
- a CDS encoding ketose-bisphosphate aldolase, which yields MLMNMVDLLDVAYKNEFAVGSYNVSNSEFVEAIINAAEKKNAPAIIQIHPDELSYVGEDFVAYVRQAVNRTRIPMAIHVDHGATYQDVLKGIQNGYSSVMIDTSAEPWEKNIAITKKCVEAAHAVNVSVEAELGTIGSNELSVDSNGVNEILYTKPEDAKKFVEATGVDTLAVAIGTRHGHYAHVEKPELRIDLLEKIHEAVDIPLVLHGGSDNKDEEIRKTYKHGVAKINLSTDMKTAFFNQLRKTLVEKPDDYEPNVLMPSARQAAQDVVEYKMDLFNSTGKASLYFK from the coding sequence ATGTTAATGAATATGGTTGATTTACTAGATGTAGCTTACAAGAATGAGTTTGCGGTTGGGTCATATAATGTTTCAAATAGTGAGTTTGTAGAGGCCATTATTAATGCTGCTGAAAAGAAGAATGCTCCAGCAATTATTCAAATTCATCCTGATGAATTGAGCTATGTTGGTGAAGATTTTGTTGCTTATGTAAGACAAGCTGTAAATCGTACACGTATTCCAATGGCAATTCATGTTGATCATGGAGCAACTTATCAAGATGTTCTTAAAGGTATTCAAAATGGTTATAGTTCAGTAATGATTGATACATCTGCTGAACCATGGGAAAAGAATATTGCTATTACTAAGAAATGCGTTGAAGCAGCACATGCTGTAAACGTCTCTGTAGAAGCAGAATTAGGAACAATTGGAAGTAATGAATTGTCCGTTGACAGTAACGGTGTTAATGAAATCCTTTATACAAAACCTGAAGATGCTAAGAAGTTTGTTGAGGCAACAGGAGTCGATACATTAGCTGTTGCTATTGGAACACGTCATGGCCACTATGCACATGTTGAAAAGCCAGAATTAAGAATTGATCTATTGGAAAAGATTCACGAAGCAGTTGATATTCCATTGGTATTACATGGTGGTTCTGATAATAAGGATGAAGAAATTCGAAAGACATATAAGCATGGTGTTGCTAAAATCAATCTTTCAACTGATATGAAGACAGCATTCTTTAATCAGCTACGTAAGACATTGGTTGAAAAGCCTGATGATTATGAACCAAATGTATTAATGCCTAGTGCACGCCAAGCGGCACAAGACGTTGTTGAATATAAGATGGATTTGTTCAACTCAACTGGAAAGGCTAGCTTGTATTTCAAATAA
- a CDS encoding PTS sugar transporter subunit IIA, translated as METSIFNQEHIFYDHESKTQDEAFLNVAKFIENCGYVNSYEVFYQGLKAREIEATTGFKNGIAIPHSNDESVLEPGLFLVKFDNKIDWEALDGEPIQVGFFLTIPKDGAKEHLKLLSKIARKLMDDEFRENVLKNNDSKILTETIEGI; from the coding sequence ATGGAAACTAGTATTTTTAATCAAGAACATATCTTTTATGACCATGAAAGCAAAACACAGGATGAAGCATTTTTAAATGTTGCAAAATTTATCGAGAATTGTGGATATGTCAATAGCTATGAAGTTTTTTATCAAGGATTGAAGGCTCGTGAAATTGAGGCAACTACTGGATTTAAGAATGGTATAGCAATTCCACATAGTAATGATGAAAGTGTACTTGAACCAGGATTGTTCCTAGTTAAATTCGATAATAAGATCGATTGGGAAGCACTAGATGGTGAACCAATTCAAGTTGGATTCTTTTTAACTATTCCTAAAGATGGAGCTAAGGAACATTTAAAATTGTTGAGCAAAATTGCTAGGAAATTAATGGATGATGAATTTAGAGAAAATGTTTTAAAAAATAATGATTCCAAAATTTTGACAGAAACGATTGAAGGTATATAG
- a CDS encoding PTS fructose transporter subunit IIC: protein MSKKLIAVTACASGIAHTYMAAESIEKAAKEMGYEAKVETNGAIGAENVLTEKDISSADLVIVAADIKIDPIRFTGKRLYVTDSNAAINDGKALIEKAEKEATVFGKKGSKVGKIQIGNNKEKTTFFTHVMSGISYMIPMVIAAGLILTIANLYAFQRDDMGRIVKWGFDTHTQMGMLMSNLFQVGQVGFKLMIPLFAGFVANSIADKPAIAPAMIGAYIANDADLLHAKAGGGFISALLVAFIVGYFVKLLKKVKWPKIIQPIVPIMIIPFISTLFISLVVFYVIGQPIAAMMDGLYSWLNWINENSTSAPIVLGAVIGAMMGFDLGGPVNKTALIFGTAVFTDTMAKFGPTHANFVPQTASQAAISVAPLGVWLATIIWKKKFSKDEKTAASAALGMGLVGVTEGAIPFVAADPIRMIIANVTGSAVAGGLVAATGCKFYGGIGSPLGTFIGYIEQPIPFITWILCVSAGIAVTALIIGLTRSDAVLEAAEQFDSSETE, encoded by the coding sequence ATGTCTAAAAAACTTATAGCGGTAACCGCGTGTGCATCTGGTATAGCTCACACATATATGGCAGCTGAATCAATTGAAAAAGCTGCAAAAGAAATGGGCTATGAAGCTAAAGTTGAAACTAATGGTGCCATAGGAGCAGAAAATGTTTTAACGGAAAAAGATATCAGTAGTGCAGATTTAGTTATTGTAGCTGCGGACATAAAAATTGATCCAATCAGATTTACAGGTAAAAGGTTGTACGTTACAGATTCAAATGCTGCCATTAATGATGGAAAAGCATTAATTGAAAAAGCTGAAAAAGAAGCAACTGTTTTTGGTAAAAAAGGTAGCAAAGTTGGTAAGATTCAAATTGGTAACAATAAAGAAAAGACCACATTTTTTACACATGTAATGAGTGGTATTTCATATATGATCCCAATGGTAATTGCTGCGGGATTAATTTTAACTATAGCGAATTTATACGCTTTCCAAAGAGATGATATGGGAAGAATTGTTAAATGGGGATTTGACACACATACGCAAATGGGAATGTTGATGTCCAATTTATTTCAGGTAGGACAAGTTGGATTCAAATTAATGATTCCTTTGTTCGCAGGATTTGTTGCTAATTCAATAGCTGATAAACCTGCGATAGCTCCAGCAATGATTGGGGCATATATCGCTAATGATGCTGATTTATTACATGCAAAAGCAGGTGGTGGTTTTATCTCGGCACTACTAGTTGCATTCATTGTTGGTTATTTTGTTAAATTGTTAAAGAAGGTCAAATGGCCTAAGATTATTCAACCTATTGTTCCAATTATGATTATTCCATTTATATCGACATTATTTATTTCATTAGTTGTTTTTTATGTAATTGGACAACCTATAGCTGCAATGATGGACGGGTTGTATTCATGGTTGAATTGGATAAATGAAAATTCAACTAGTGCTCCTATTGTTCTTGGGGCGGTTATTGGTGCCATGATGGGATTTGATTTAGGTGGACCAGTTAACAAAACAGCTTTGATTTTTGGTACAGCTGTTTTTACTGATACCATGGCTAAATTTGGACCAACTCATGCTAACTTCGTTCCTCAAACTGCTTCACAAGCAGCAATATCAGTTGCACCTTTAGGTGTTTGGTTAGCCACAATTATTTGGAAGAAGAAGTTTTCCAAGGATGAAAAGACAGCCGCTAGTGCCGCATTAGGTATGGGGTTAGTTGGTGTAACTGAAGGTGCAATTCCGTTTGTTGCCGCCGATCCAATCAGAATGATTATAGCTAATGTCACAGGATCAGCGGTTGCTGGTGGATTAGTAGCCGCAACTGGATGTAAGTTTTACGGAGGGATCGGTTCTCCTTTAGGTACTTTTATTGGATATATCGAACAACCAATTCCGTTTATTACATGGATACTTTGTGTGTCTGCAGGAATTGCTGTTACAGCGCTCATCATAGGTCTAACTAGAAGTGATGCGGTACTTGAGGCTGCGGAGCAGTTCGACAGTTCTGAAACTGAATAA
- a CDS encoding MurR/RpiR family transcriptional regulator, which yields MENKVDDLFLLIESHRNSFTSVEQNIADYFISKQEVLSISELAKKISVSPPSITRFCKKLGLNNFKELIFLYSLSLNDQTEDASNISTPVTASYHALATRSDAAYRSQAVENFCDLIDATRIIMFWGLGFNSFAGNDFEFKFARFGKVIQVYSDQHSISLSASSLQKGDLVLIASLRGQDKDMLEAVKVGRTKGAKFLMITSNEDSPIVDYCEETVYAANFSADEALGNISPQIPVLIQLDIIYSKYVKKHKGNISKWVQSENILKR from the coding sequence ATGGAAAACAAGGTTGACGACTTATTCTTATTAATTGAATCCCATCGAAATAGTTTTACATCGGTAGAACAAAATATTGCTGATTATTTTATCAGTAAACAAGAAGTATTAAGTATTAGTGAATTAGCAAAAAAAATTTCGGTTTCACCGCCATCAATTACAAGATTTTGTAAGAAATTGGGATTAAATAACTTCAAAGAACTGATCTTTTTATATAGTCTTTCTTTAAATGATCAAACTGAGGATGCTAGTAATATATCCACCCCAGTTACCGCTAGTTATCATGCTCTGGCCACGAGAAGTGATGCCGCATATCGTAGTCAAGCAGTAGAGAACTTCTGTGATCTTATCGATGCTACAAGGATTATCATGTTTTGGGGATTAGGATTTAACTCATTTGCTGGTAATGATTTTGAATTCAAATTTGCAAGATTTGGTAAAGTGATACAGGTTTATAGTGACCAACACTCTATATCTTTATCGGCTAGTTCTTTACAAAAAGGAGATTTGGTACTAATTGCATCCCTTCGCGGTCAGGACAAGGATATGTTGGAAGCTGTTAAAGTGGGAAGAACAAAAGGAGCTAAGTTTTTAATGATTACTTCGAATGAGGATTCTCCAATTGTTGATTATTGTGAGGAAACAGTCTATGCAGCGAACTTTTCAGCAGACGAAGCTTTGGGAAATATTTCACCTCAGATTCCTGTGCTCATTCAGTTGGATATTATTTATTCTAAATATGTGAAAAAACATAAGGGAAATATCAGTAAGTGGGTACAGTCAGAGAATATATTGAAAAGATAA
- a CDS encoding BglG family transcription antiterminator: protein MNKNINKMLDVLLQQKDFITNKQLSELVGVTERSIRNYVAKVNELSNGERLIISTAKGYKIDKSKYDSKDISENDSDSDDEILFKIALLLINSTGYTQIDVIADRLSYSSESIRSKIQKLFLKIKQFDIGLSFESKIFTGVRLVGSEESKRLVLEELVPLKIFSKDKLISRLYNFFNEMTNIKELTKNIKAIDNILTAHNCTVEYWTYVKLIIHMIIMNDRIKNQNHVKELASYENVVSEFAEYKLASDLIDTFKLERTKEELLSLTYYLLALPLDITNPKIILNDESTISTIKKTLFKAEKYFDIPVYSNENYQNQIVNHIARLLNPIKEKIPIFNPYFTELKHEYLFAYSISSFIYDDLKKRLSLSIPESEIAYLSIHIQLVLNEGKDGILKVLLIVNNKQIETRLIKNKVEMFFQNIQIVKIVHDFESVDFEKFDLVLTTIVEYPDPKYYTNDKLIHISRNFNSMDIQSVQRFISTVGTSNLINAADYFRINEDSNISAIEKLLELAGYSSLFTNFKDREGMSSTDVGNFTALPHPFLTKFSYNPHVIIGINKSNITWGNQKVRLIIVYIPSEQLEVNKGFFRDVYVHTNNLDTVLKLLETKNKQDFISVWNKERGY, encoded by the coding sequence ATGAATAAGAATATTAATAAAATGCTAGATGTGCTGCTGCAACAAAAAGACTTTATTACTAACAAACAGTTATCTGAATTAGTTGGTGTAACAGAGAGGAGCATAAGAAATTATGTAGCTAAAGTTAATGAGCTTTCCAATGGTGAGAGGTTAATTATTTCCACCGCCAAAGGATACAAAATCGATAAAAGTAAATATGATTCCAAAGATATTAGTGAAAATGATTCGGACAGTGATGATGAAATCTTATTTAAAATTGCATTATTACTTATAAATAGTACTGGGTATACCCAGATTGATGTAATTGCTGATCGACTCTCGTATTCAAGTGAAAGCATTCGTAGTAAAATCCAAAAATTATTTTTGAAGATAAAGCAGTTTGATATTGGCCTGTCATTTGAATCAAAAATTTTTACGGGGGTTAGATTAGTTGGAAGTGAAGAGTCTAAAAGATTGGTTCTTGAGGAATTGGTTCCATTAAAGATATTCTCTAAAGATAAATTGATTTCACGATTATATAATTTTTTTAATGAGATGACCAATATTAAAGAACTAACTAAAAATATAAAAGCAATTGATAATATTTTGACGGCGCATAATTGCACCGTTGAATATTGGACTTATGTCAAGCTAATCATTCATATGATAATTATGAATGATCGTATAAAAAATCAAAATCATGTGAAGGAACTGGCCAGTTATGAAAATGTCGTTTCTGAGTTTGCAGAATATAAATTGGCTAGTGACTTGATAGATACTTTCAAACTTGAACGGACTAAAGAGGAATTGCTAAGTCTAACATATTATCTTTTGGCACTACCTTTAGATATTACAAATCCAAAAATAATTTTGAATGATGAGTCAACGATTTCAACAATAAAGAAAACACTATTCAAAGCAGAAAAGTATTTTGATATTCCGGTGTATTCCAATGAAAATTATCAGAATCAAATTGTAAATCATATTGCTAGACTCTTAAATCCAATCAAAGAGAAGATACCAATTTTCAATCCTTATTTTACTGAATTAAAACATGAATATTTATTTGCCTATTCTATTTCGAGTTTTATCTATGACGATTTAAAAAAGCGACTTTCATTGTCTATACCAGAATCTGAAATCGCATATTTATCAATACATATTCAATTAGTTTTGAATGAAGGAAAAGACGGAATATTAAAAGTGCTTTTGATCGTAAATAATAAGCAAATAGAAACAAGGCTAATTAAGAACAAAGTTGAGATGTTTTTCCAAAATATTCAAATAGTAAAAATCGTCCACGATTTTGAATCAGTAGATTTTGAAAAATTTGATTTAGTTTTAACTACAATTGTCGAATATCCTGATCCTAAATATTATACAAATGACAAATTAATACATATTTCAAGAAATTTTAACAGTATGGATATTCAAAGTGTTCAAAGATTTATTTCAACAGTTGGAACTTCAAATTTAATAAATGCTGCTGACTATTTCAGAATAAATGAGGATTCGAATATCTCTGCTATAGAAAAATTATTAGAATTAGCTGGTTATTCAAGTTTATTTACTAATTTTAAGGATCGGGAAGGGATGTCTAGTACGGATGTTGGTAACTTTACTGCTTTGCCACATCCATTTTTAACCAAGTTTTCGTATAACCCTCATGTAATAATTGGTATCAATAAATCCAATATTACATGGGGAAATCAGAAAGTTAGATTGATTATTGTATATATTCCATCTGAACAGTTGGAAGTTAATAAGGGTTTTTTTAGGGACGTATATGTACATACCAATAACTTAGATACGGTATTGAAATTACTAGAAACAAAAAATAAACAGGATTTTATTTCTGTATGGAATAAAGAAAGAGGATATTAA
- a CDS encoding PTS fructose transporter subunit IIABC has protein sequence MNVKDVIDKKNIIISNTAMSKQEAIEKMSSLLGANGYISDIPSFQKAVNKREEEISTAVGYGVAIPHGKSEGVDKATIVILKNLSGIKWGQEIVNLVFMIAAPASANDEHLRMLSTISTFLMDETFRAKLLTAMTEDEIYKDLIEQDETKSQEDDLKKVTEDGGKYLIGISACMTGIAHTYMAAQSLENEAKKRGMKYKIQTNGSTGVENKLTAKDISEADAIVVAHDVKVDTDVFEGREFLDIPVKRAIDKPQKVVDDALALSSGYVKSDKEIKSEETEDEGKGSSFARAFYTHIMSGVSYMIPFVVVGGIFIAISFMFGIYASDPKSDQYNIWAAFFNEMGGNAAFKLYVPVLAAYISWSIADKPGLAPGMIGGMMAMNGGSGFLGGMLAGFLGGYITKLITKKTKNIPHTYQGLISVLLIPLLATFVVGFVMFFILNTPMSNLNEFLTTWLKSMNGSSAFVMGAVLAGMMSSDMGGPINKTASAFGLAMFASKIYGPSAALMVGGMVPPLGVALATLLFKNKFTNQEREAGKANWILGACFITEGAIPFAAADPLRTIPANVIGGAVGGALSMMLNITLQAPHGGIFVIPVACNKPLLYIGCILIGTVITALILGFTKRTLSESEMNKHMAAGII, from the coding sequence ATGAATGTTAAAGATGTGATAGACAAAAAGAATATCATTATTTCTAATACAGCCATGAGTAAACAAGAAGCTATCGAAAAGATGAGTTCACTACTTGGAGCAAATGGATATATTTCTGATATACCCTCTTTTCAAAAAGCGGTCAATAAACGAGAAGAAGAGATATCAACAGCTGTTGGTTATGGTGTTGCCATACCGCATGGAAAATCAGAAGGTGTAGACAAAGCAACTATTGTTATTCTCAAAAATTTAAGTGGAATTAAATGGGGACAAGAGATTGTTAATTTAGTATTTATGATTGCTGCACCAGCAAGTGCCAATGATGAACATCTACGGATGTTATCGACTATTTCAACTTTTCTGATGGATGAAACTTTTCGTGCTAAATTATTGACGGCTATGACTGAAGATGAAATATACAAAGACTTGATTGAACAAGATGAAACGAAGTCCCAAGAAGATGATCTTAAGAAAGTAACTGAAGATGGTGGTAAATACTTAATTGGTATTTCGGCTTGTATGACTGGAATTGCGCACACCTATATGGCTGCTCAATCATTAGAGAATGAAGCTAAGAAACGTGGGATGAAATATAAGATTCAAACCAACGGATCCACTGGAGTGGAGAATAAACTCACTGCTAAAGACATTTCTGAAGCAGATGCAATCGTTGTAGCACATGATGTTAAGGTAGATACCGATGTGTTTGAGGGACGAGAATTCTTAGATATCCCTGTTAAAAGAGCCATTGATAAGCCACAAAAAGTTGTTGATGATGCATTAGCTTTGAGTTCAGGCTATGTTAAATCAGATAAAGAAATAAAGAGTGAAGAGACTGAGGATGAAGGTAAAGGCAGTAGTTTTGCTAGAGCATTTTATACCCACATCATGAGTGGTGTGTCTTATATGATTCCCTTTGTTGTAGTCGGTGGTATCTTTATCGCTATTTCATTCATGTTTGGTATTTATGCTAGTGATCCTAAGAGTGACCAATATAATATTTGGGCGGCATTCTTTAATGAAATGGGTGGTAACGCTGCGTTCAAGTTATATGTTCCAGTTTTAGCTGCTTATATTTCATGGAGTATTGCTGATAAGCCAGGATTAGCACCAGGTATGATTGGCGGAATGATGGCCATGAATGGTGGTTCTGGTTTCTTGGGTGGTATGTTAGCTGGTTTCTTAGGTGGTTATATAACGAAGTTGATCACCAAGAAAACTAAAAATATTCCACATACGTATCAAGGTTTGATCTCAGTTTTGTTGATTCCGTTATTGGCAACATTTGTCGTTGGATTCGTCATGTTCTTTATTCTCAATACACCAATGTCGAACTTAAATGAATTCTTAACTACATGGTTAAAATCAATGAATGGATCAAGTGCCTTCGTTATGGGAGCTGTACTAGCTGGAATGATGTCTTCCGATATGGGTGGTCCAATTAATAAGACAGCTTCGGCTTTTGGCTTGGCAATGTTTGCTTCTAAAATTTATGGACCATCAGCTGCTTTGATGGTTGGTGGTATGGTTCCACCATTAGGAGTTGCGTTAGCCACATTATTATTTAAGAATAAATTCACTAATCAAGAAAGAGAAGCAGGTAAAGCAAACTGGATTCTAGGGGCCTGCTTTATTACAGAAGGTGCTATTCCGTTCGCAGCTGCTGATCCATTGAGAACTATTCCCGCTAATGTTATTGGTGGTGCAGTTGGTGGTGCCTTAAGCATGATGTTGAATATTACACTTCAAGCCCCACATGGTGGAATATTTGTTATACCGGTTGCATGTAATAAACCATTGTTATATATAGGTTGTATTTTAATAGGTACCGTTATTACTGCCTTGATTTTAGGTTTCACTAAGAGAACTTTGAGTGAATCTGAAATGAACAAACATATGGCAGCAGGTATAATTTAA
- a CDS encoding glycoside hydrolase family 38 C-terminal domain-containing protein, producing the protein MKNIHVIQHTHWDFEWYFTRNEAIIQFVYHMDEVFKALEDQIVDYYLLDGQMSILDDYLDAYPEKKEELSKWVRNGRLFIGPWYTQTDEMIVTGESIVRNLSLGMEMADKLGGSQRIGYLPDSFGQAADMPKIYNGMGITNALFWRGLSEDKTRNREFVWNSEDGSNVTTLNIKDGYFVGVGLIDDDNVDSTMKTVISGTTIDDIALPVGGDQRYVDYNLKDRIKFYNDALKDKDIQLFESNYPALFIKMNMKRNALDNVSGEFINSSVSKIHRSIYSSRYDQKYLNDKVERRMIYQLEPLMVMADRVGIEYKKSLLNKIWKLIVRNHAHDSAGGCNSDKTNKIILDRLQEADQLSYSAVDYLTRKISESQKNKEPNDLTFFNTLPFNTEKIVKFNVSLKNKDFDLYDNDKKILVDILDIEKKYNGQIKRDESQYKETDYYYIFHCQAKITLPSLQWKKLKLVPKMGNAEVIGHTESNSISNGDLRIKYSNGDLTLLDLKNNKEFEKLLIFEDGGDEGDTYDYSPAYKDNIIYLNYNDATVKVQNGKVGQKMILTGQWNLPKDLDERANKTNSGIVNYELELTLDRDNQIQFHLDIENDVKDHRMRAIFNSDIESQYSYADTGFGYIRRSVVDPHLRDWKELGWKEEPTAIFPMLHYVNVHNDDSSWTVMAKGNKEYQIIGKNYNQIALTLFRSVGFLGRPDLIRRPGVASGNQFTYIPTPDSQLIEKLHFKFALQLNDRFMPAEMMKNFQIYAISQPFYQEQNLNLFTNTLKYFVMQPLDKQIESNPFLEIKNKNLIFSSLTESQDESGWLLRVYNPSKHSCGGNDLVLLNDFYFISETDFVGRLKRSMGKMKNISCGDFKPGEVKTIKINK; encoded by the coding sequence ATGAAAAATATTCATGTTATTCAACATACACATTGGGATTTTGAATGGTATTTTACTAGGAATGAGGCAATAATTCAGTTTGTATATCATATGGATGAAGTCTTTAAAGCACTGGAAGATCAGATTGTTGATTATTATCTGTTGGATGGTCAAATGAGTATTTTGGATGACTACTTGGATGCCTATCCTGAAAAAAAAGAAGAATTATCTAAGTGGGTACGAAACGGCCGTTTATTTATTGGGCCATGGTATACGCAGACAGATGAGATGATTGTTACCGGTGAATCAATTGTAAGAAATTTGTCCTTAGGGATGGAGATGGCTGATAAATTAGGTGGAAGTCAAAGAATAGGATATTTACCTGATTCTTTTGGTCAAGCTGCTGATATGCCTAAAATCTATAATGGTATGGGTATTACTAATGCATTATTTTGGAGGGGTTTGTCAGAAGATAAAACGAGGAATCGTGAATTTGTTTGGAATTCTGAAGATGGATCAAATGTAACTACGTTGAATATCAAAGATGGATATTTTGTTGGTGTTGGTTTAATTGACGACGACAATGTAGACTCCACGATGAAAACAGTTATTAGTGGTACAACGATTGATGATATTGCCCTGCCAGTGGGTGGAGATCAAAGATATGTTGATTATAATTTAAAAGATAGAATCAAATTCTATAATGACGCTTTGAAAGATAAAGATATCCAACTTTTTGAAAGTAATTATCCTGCCTTATTCATTAAAATGAATATGAAAAGAAATGCTTTGGATAATGTTTCTGGTGAGTTCATTAATAGTTCAGTATCCAAAATACATCGATCTATATATTCTTCACGATATGATCAAAAGTATTTAAATGACAAAGTAGAACGTAGAATGATCTACCAACTGGAACCTTTAATGGTCATGGCTGATAGAGTGGGAATAGAATATAAAAAATCATTATTAAATAAAATATGGAAATTAATTGTAAGAAATCATGCCCACGATAGTGCTGGGGGATGTAATAGTGATAAAACTAATAAAATCATTTTGGATCGATTACAAGAGGCAGACCAACTATCGTACTCTGCAGTTGATTATTTAACTAGAAAAATTTCTGAATCTCAAAAGAATAAGGAGCCCAATGATTTAACCTTTTTTAATACACTACCTTTTAACACTGAAAAAATAGTAAAATTCAACGTATCATTAAAGAATAAAGACTTTGATTTATATGATAATGATAAAAAGATATTGGTGGATATCTTAGATATTGAGAAGAAATATAATGGCCAGATAAAAAGAGATGAATCTCAGTATAAAGAGACAGATTACTATTATATTTTTCATTGTCAGGCTAAAATAACGTTGCCATCATTGCAGTGGAAAAAGTTAAAATTAGTTCCCAAAATGGGTAATGCTGAGGTAATAGGCCATACAGAATCTAATTCAATTTCAAATGGTGATCTTAGAATTAAATATTCAAACGGCGATTTAACATTACTGGATTTAAAAAATAATAAAGAATTTGAAAAACTTTTGATCTTTGAAGATGGCGGAGATGAAGGTGACACTTACGACTACTCACCAGCGTATAAAGATAATATAATTTATTTGAATTACAATGATGCCACAGTTAAAGTTCAAAACGGTAAAGTTGGTCAAAAAATGATACTTACTGGTCAATGGAATTTACCTAAAGACTTAGACGAAAGAGCCAACAAAACCAATTCTGGAATCGTTAATTATGAACTAGAATTAACTCTAGATAGAGATAATCAAATTCAGTTTCATCTAGATATTGAGAATGACGTTAAAGATCATCGCATGCGTGCAATTTTTAATTCTGATATTGAATCACAATATTCATATGCAGATACTGGGTTTGGATATATTAGACGTTCAGTAGTAGATCCTCATTTAAGGGATTGGAAAGAACTCGGCTGGAAGGAAGAGCCGACAGCAATTTTCCCTATGCTCCATTACGTAAATGTTCATAATGATGACTCTAGCTGGACTGTTATGGCTAAAGGTAATAAAGAGTATCAAATTATCGGTAAAAATTATAATCAGATTGCACTTACGTTATTCCGTTCTGTTGGATTTTTAGGTAGACCAGATTTGATCAGGAGACCAGGTGTCGCATCAGGTAATCAATTTACCTATATACCTACTCCTGATAGTCAATTAATAGAGAAACTTCATTTTAAATTTGCGTTGCAATTAAATGATAGATTCATGCCTGCTGAAATGATGAAGAATTTCCAAATATATGCGATAAGTCAGCCGTTTTATCAGGAACAAAATCTAAATTTATTTACTAATACTCTGAAGTATTTTGTAATGCAGCCACTCGACAAGCAGATTGAAAGTAATCCGTTTCTAGAAATTAAAAATAAGAATCTTATTTTTAGTAGCTTAACTGAGAGTCAAGACGAGTCAGGATGGCTCTTAAGGGTTTATAATCCAAGTAAGCATTCATGTGGAGGAAATGATTTGGTATTATTAAATGACTTCTATTTTATTAGTGAAACTGACTTTGTTGGAAGACTAAAAAGAAGCATGGGCAAAATGAAAAATATTTCATGTGGTGATTTTAAGCCTGGTGAGGTCAAAACGATAAAAATTAATAAATAA